One part of the Diceros bicornis minor isolate mBicDic1 chromosome 38, mDicBic1.mat.cur, whole genome shotgun sequence genome encodes these proteins:
- the CNIH4 gene encoding protein cornichon homolog 4 isoform X2 yields MEVVVFVFSLLDCCALIFLSVYFIITLSDLECDYINARSCCSKLNKWVIPELVGHAIVTVLMLVSLHWFIFLLNLPVATWNIYRNTQSRAAEVTHEGSHDQAGVPFALFLHVSL; encoded by the exons ATGGAGGTGGTGGTGTTCGTCTTCTCGCTCCTCGACTGTTGCGCGCTCATCTTCCTCTCGGTGTACTTC ATAATTACATTGTCTGATTTGGAATGTGATTACATTAATGCTAGATCATGCTGCTCGAAATTAAACAAG TGGGTCATTCCTGAGTTGGTTGGCCATGCCATTGTCACTGTATTAATGCTCGTTTCATTGCACTGGTTCATCTTCCTTCTCAACCTGCCAGTGGCCACTTGGAATATATATCG AAATACACAATCGAGGGCAGCTGAAGTCACACATGAAGGAAGCCATGATCAAGCTGGGGTTCCATTTGCTCTGTTTCTTCATGTATCTTTATAG
- the CNIH4 gene encoding protein cornichon homolog 4 isoform X1, with amino-acid sequence MEVVVFVFSLLDCCALIFLSVYFIITLSDLECDYINARSCCSKLNKWVIPELVGHAIVTVLMLVSLHWFIFLLNLPVATWNIYRYIMVPSGNMGVFDPTEIHNRGQLKSHMKEAMIKLGFHLLCFFMYLYSMILALIND; translated from the exons ATGGAGGTGGTGGTGTTCGTCTTCTCGCTCCTCGACTGTTGCGCGCTCATCTTCCTCTCGGTGTACTTC ATAATTACATTGTCTGATTTGGAATGTGATTACATTAATGCTAGATCATGCTGCTCGAAATTAAACAAG TGGGTCATTCCTGAGTTGGTTGGCCATGCCATTGTCACTGTATTAATGCTCGTTTCATTGCACTGGTTCATCTTCCTTCTCAACCTGCCAGTGGCCACTTGGAATATATATCG GTACATTATGGTGCCAAGTGGTAACATGGGAGTGTTTGACCCAACAGAAATACACAATCGAGGGCAGCTGAAGTCACACATGAAGGAAGCCATGATCAAGCTGGGGTTCCATTTGCTCTGTTTCTTCATGTATCTTTATAG TATGATTTTAGCTTTGATTAATGACTGA